The genomic stretch ttggaataccccccgggatgagcttcgaagaacgaACCTTGTTGATAAAAGAACTaacttagcaactatggttttgggaaacgcacccctgatcgGTTATAGTAGGCtaaagtggtcaagtgcaaagaccgaAAGTCAATTTAGACAAAGCAATTCAACCCTCTCTTAGGCAACCTGATTGGTTGACGttatagtgacgttaggtttaggggtgaggggatcatttagattgcatgatttagaaacacccagcagtttgaaagcACCTAGAAGGTGATAAACACGCCCACTTTTGCACtacagagacctaagtctcgtctcatccaaccccaatcaaacacacctgaacaagctaatcaaggtcttccaGATAACTAGAAAGCGACAGGCAGGTGCGTTTGATCAGGTTTGGAGTTTACTTGATCTCCTTGGATCTTTAAAACAGAGTTTTTTGTTGCGGCGACAcgtttattggtttatttttttctctgctcGCTGTCCTCTTTTCCTGACGCACCAATTTAGCGCATTTCCCAGCAGAGATCACTGCGAGACCGCAGGTCGGGAGGATGACCGCGCGAGTGTACTGCTCGTTGATGGCTGTTTTATCATGTCTGTCTGGAAACTTGATCATAACAGATGCCACATGTGAGAAAATCTGTTAACTTTATTACACAACCTGAAGGAATGCAAAAATAAGTGTCTCTCAGTCTTTGAAAGTaactctaaaatatatatattttttaatgtttcaaaactACTTAAGTTGAAAATATTTGTCTAGAAAAGTAATCACATATAAGTTACATTAAATTAACAAAGCCACTGAAGTGGTTGCACTACtgatataacatttttaaatgggaTAACTTGTAAACTGtaacttttattatgttttcaaaAGTCAGCTTCCCAACAATGGTGTTCGGTTTCTGTCCGATGAAGCTGACGGTCGCGCCGTCTCGTCGAGGATGTTTCTTTGATGGAGATTGCCCTGGAGGAGAAAAATGCTGTATATTTGAGTCGGGGTCTGCGTGTGTGCCACCTGTTTCCAGTGAGTTAataatgcaccccccccccccccccaaaaaaaagtaatgcattgaatttaatataaGCTTTTTAACCCGAGACCAAAGTGTAAAGTAAAAATTTAGGTGATTGGAAATGTTCGACATTGAGTGGTTCTTTCTCTAATTACactttaaatagggtaacttgtaatctgtaacctctTACATTTTTGAAGTGACCTTCCCAAAAATTGTGGCCGGGTTCTGTCCGACAAAGCTGACTGTTGTGCCATCCCGTCGAGGGTGTTTTTCTGATGGAGACTGCTTTGGAGGAGACAAATGCTGTATATTTGAGTCAGGGCCTGCATGTGTGCCACCTGTTTCCAGTGAGTTAATGGAtgctaaaaaaaaagtaacacactgaattcaATGTTCGCTTTTAAGCAGAGACTGAAGTGTAATGCAAGACTCTTTTAAATTTAAGTGGATAGAATTATTCAGGAGTCATTGATGAAGCCAGGACTGTGTCCACCCCCAACCTTTGAAAGAAGATCGTGTACCTCATTCTGTAATGGTGACTCTGACTGTCCCAACAATGAGAAGTGCTGCAGCAATGGATGTGGTCGTTACTGTACGGCTCCATATGCAGGTATGCGTGTTATATTGTTTTGGTACTTGTTAACATTAATAGTAATGATGACGTTAAATTCATTTAGCCTTTTGTTATTATCAAAAGTACGTTTGAATTCATCCCACATGACGTTTTAACCAGGATGGCTATAGAACATAAAGAGGACTCCTAGTTAGAATAGTATTCACTCAGTTGTTAAAACTTGCTATTTGTGCTGTGTGTTTCTTacaagtgctggtcatataattagaatatcatcaaaaagttgatttaattTTACTAATTCCATACAAGTTCCACTTTTTGAATattgtattcattcattacacacagactgatatatttcaaatgtttgtttcttttaattttgatgataactgacaactaaggaaaatcccaaattcagtatctcagaaaatattaattatagaATATTACTTGATaataatacaaagaaaggatttttagaaatcttggccaactgaaaagtatgaacatgaaagcatgagcacgtacagcactcaatacttggttggggcttcttttgcctgaattactgcagcaatgcggcgtggcatggagttgaccagtctgtggcactgctctggTGTTATGAGAGGCCTGgttactctgatagtggccttcagctcttctgcattgagtctggcatatcacatcttcagCTTCACAATACTCCGTAGATTTTctgtggggttaaggtcaggcgagtttgtaGGTCAATTAAGaataagaacagggataccatggtctttaaaccaggtactggtagctttggcactgtgtgcaggaccTTGGACCTGCATGGCAcaccaaaccatcactgactgtggaaactttacactggacctcaagcaacgtggattgtgtgcctctcctctctttctccaagttaagtcaccattatttatatagcgctttaaacaaaatacattgcgtcaaagcaactgaacaacattcattaggaaaactgtgcgtcaataatgcaaattgatagttaaaggcagttcatcattaaatttagtgaggtcatctctgttcagttaaatggtgtctgtgcatttatttgcaatcaagtcaacgatatcgctgtagatgaagtgaccccaactaagcaagccagaggcgacagaggcaaggaacaaaaactccatcggtgacagaatggagaaaaaaaccttgtgagaaaccaggctcagttagggggccagttctcctctgaccagacgaaaccagtagttcaattccaggctgcagcaaggtcagattgtgcagaagaatcatctctttcatgtggtcttgtcctggtggtcctctgagacaaggtctttacaggggatctgtatctggggctctagttgtcctggtctccgctgtctttcagggcagtagaagtcctttctaggtgctgatccaccatctggtctggatacgtactggatcagggtgactgcagtgacactctgatctggatacagactggatctggtcgctatggtgaccttggaataagagaaacagacaaatattagcgtatatgccattccggtttacctaattaatgcagactaaaaatcctttaacggatttggatattaaaagcatattagtatgttatgtgtaagccaggttaaagagatgggtctttaatctagatttaaactgcaagagtgtgtgtgcctcctgaacaatgttaggtaggttattgcAGAGTTttggcgccaaataggaaaaggatctgccgcccgcagtaggttttgatattctaggtattatcaaattgcctgagattTGAGagcatagcggacgtagaggattataatgtaaaaggagctaatTCAAATacagaggtgctaaaccattcagggctttgtaagtaataagcaatattttaaagtctatacaatgtttgatagggagccagtgcagtgttgaccggaccgggttaatatggtcatacttcgtggttctagtaagaactcttgctgctgcattttggactagctgtagtttggaCTAGCTGTAACTGTGGCCCATGTGAGATgattctgatgctgtctgtttttttcaagagtggcttgacaatgAATGCGACAGCTAAAACCAATGttttgcatacgtctgtgcatagtggttcttgaagcactgactccagctgcagtccactctttgtgaatctccccacatttttgaatgggttttgtttcacaatcctctccagggtgcggtcaTCCCTATTGCTTGCAcactttttctaccacatcttttcatTCCCTTCGCCCCTTTATTAATGTTTGGACACagaactctgtgaacagccagcctcttttgcaattaccttttgtcttgccctccttgtgcaaggtgtcaatggttgtctattggacaactgtcaagtcaggagtcttccccatgattctgtagcctacagaactagactgagaccatttaaaagcctttgcaggtgttttgagttatttGATTAGAGTGGCACCAGGTTTCagcaatattgaaccttttcacaatattattttcagagatactgaatttggaattttcttcagttgtcagttataatcatcaaaattaaaagagaaacatttgaaatatatcagtctctgTGTAATGATGATAACATACAAGCAGAGATGGAGTACTCGAatcctggactcggactcgagtcactattctttggactcgagtctgactcgagactccattctctggactcgtgACTCTACTTGGATTCGCAgactgatgactcgtacttggACTCGGAGTCGAGGATATATAAAATCGGACTTGAGCCTTCAACACGTTGTTTTtggcctaaaaataaaaaaaagtgtctcgtGCCCAAGACCGGCCGGGATCTACtctccttttgtttttgtttttttggtttttttttttttctcacagacaCTGCTACCGCTTGTTTCTTTGCCTGACAACACACTCGCTGAAgtcactcactttactttcactttactttttttccaaagcgctcgggcacttgggggaaaggatgaagctgattggttagttcttgtcacatgatccGCGGTGCGCTTGCTGCATTCTGAGAAGTTGAGAtggtttttaactcgatgcagtgCGAACGTACCTGTATGCTTTCATTATGAGCGCACATACGCTTACATTATGAGCACGCATATtgcgcgcctacatttgaaataacgaacttgagtgcgcaaaagacgtgatatttGAACGGCCCTTATCATTACACGTTGCTTTCTGACCAGTCGCGTGCCgtcacacagacacattcacttgaacacaTACTAACGCACTCACGTTAAATCACTcgttcactcacacacaaacgctctcacacactcactcactcactctctctccctctttctctctctctcggcatATTGATTTTTATGTGTTAAGTATCTTTTAAAATACAGTGTCCTGTAAAATGCATGTTTCTTTTTTACTTcgagtgtatttctgtaatgcaGTGTTAAGGAttagttcaaacaaaaatgaaaatttccaaatcatttactcctcccaatGCCATTCAGGATATCCatggcgttttttttttaatctggtaatggtgactcgacttggacttgACTCCGACTCTTCTttggtgacttggactcaaacactgagactcgagactcgactcggactcgacagttggtgactcgACTACATCACTgtgtacaagtttcacttttttaatggaattgttgaaatcaactttttgatgacattattatgaccagcacctgtatactgaAGTGGTGTACAGTGTATATCAGGGGtaaccaaccctgctcctggttattgactgtcctgcaaagattagctccaaccctagtcaaacacacctgccttttaATTAAGTGATCAAGGAGACCTTATTTAATTGCttcagttgtgtttgattaggattggagctgaactttgcagggTTGTTTACTCCTGGTGTATATGCATGgactaaagctgactatctgtgttcaTGCAGTGAAACCAGGTCAATGTCCCAAACCGAAGGACACTCCAGAATGTgctgaaagctgtttccatgatggccagtgtcctgacTCGCAGAAATGTTGCCCAACTACCTGTGGCTATGCATGTAGTGAAGCAAATGATCAAGAAAGTGGTCAGGGAAGTGTTCATGTAAGTGTTAAGGCAGGTGGAAATGGAAGGGGTTATGTAAGTATTCAGACAAGTAATCGTGGAAGTAGTTCTGGAAGTAGTTCTGGATTTGGTTCTGGAAGTAGTTCTGGAACTGGTTCTGGAAGTGGTCAGGCTCAGGGAAGTAGTTCTGGTAGTGTAAGTGGTTCTGGAAGTGGTCAGGCTCAGGGAAGTGGTTCTGGAAGTGTAAGTGGTTCTGGGAGTGGGAGTAGTTCTGGAACTGGTTCTGGGAGTGGAAGTAGTTCTGGAACTGGTTCTGGGAGTGGAAGTAGTTCTGGAAGTGGTCAGATTCAAGGGAGTAGTTCTGGAAGCAGTTATGGAACTGGAAGTGCAGGTGGTTCTGGAAGTGGAAGTAGTTCTGGAAGTGGTCAGGCTCAGGGAAGTAGTTCTGGAAGTGGTTATGGAACTGGAAGTAGTTCTGGAAGCGGTCAGGCTCAGGGAAGTAGTTCTGGAAGTGGGAGTAGTTTTGGAAGTGTGAGTAGTTCTGGAAGTGGTTATGGAGCTGGAAGTGCAAGTAGTTCTGGAAGTGGTTCTGGAAGTGGAACTAGTTCCGGAAGTGGTTCTGGAACTGGAAGTGCAAGTAGTTCTGGAACTGGTTCTGGAAGTGGTCAGGCTCAGGGAAGTAGTTCTGGAAGTGGGAGTAGTTTTGGAAGTGGTTATGTAACTGGAATTGCAAGTAGTTCTGGAACTGGTTCTGGAAGTGGAAGTAGTTCTGGAAGTGGTCATGGAACAGGAACTGGAAGTAGTTCTGGAAGTGGTTATGGAACTGGAAGTGGTTATGGAACTGGAAGTGCAAGTAGTTCTGGAAGTGGTTCTGGAAGTGGAACTAGTTCCGGAAGTGGTTATGGAACTGGAAGTGCAAGTAGTTCTGGAACAGGTTCTGGAAGTGGAAGTAGTTCCGGAAGTGGTCAGGCTCAGGGAAGTAGTTCTGGAACTGGGAGTAGTTATGGAAGTGTGAGTAGTTCTGGAAGTGGTTCTGGAACTGGAAGTGCAAGTAGTTCTGGAAGTGGTTCTGGAACTGGAAGTGCAAGTAGTTCTGGAAGTGGTTATGGAAGTGGAAGTGCAAGTAGTATTGGAAGTGGTTCTGGAAGTGGAACTAGTTCCGGAAGTGGTTATGGAACTGGAAGTGGAAGTAGTTCTGGAAGTGGTCAGGCTCAGGGGAGTAGTTCTGGAAGTGGGAGTAGTTATGGAAGTGTGAGTAGTTCTGGAAGTGGTTCTGGAACTGGAAGTGCAAGTAGTTCTGGAAGTGGTTCTGGAACTGGAAGTGCAAGTAGTTCTGGAAGTGGTTATGGAAGTGGAAGTGCAAGTAGTATTGGAAGTGGTTCTGGAAGTGGAACTAGTTCCGGAAGTGGTTATGGAACTGGAAGTGGAAGTAGTTCTGGAAGTGGTCAGGCTCAGGGGAGTAGTTCTGGAAGTGGGAGTAGTTATGGAAGTGTGAGTAGTTCTGGAAGTGGTTATGGAACTGGAAGTGCAAGTAGTTCTGGAACAGGTTCTGGAAGTGGAAGTAGTTCTGGAAGTGGTCAGGCTCAGGGAAGTAGTTCTGGAAGTGGGAGTAGTTCTGGAAGTGGTTATGGAACTGGAAGTGCAAGTAGTTCTGGAACTGGTTCTGGAATGGGAAGTAGTTCTGGAACGGGTTCTGGAAGTGGAAGTGGTTCTGGAAGTGGAAGTAGTTCTGGAAGTGGTCAGGCTCAGGGGAGTAGTTCTGGAAGTGGGAGTAGTTATGGAAGTGTGAGTAGTTCTGGAAGTGGTTATGGAACTGGAAGTGCAAGTAGTTCTGGAACTGGTTCTGGAATGGGAAGTAGTTCTGGAACTGGTTCTGGAAGTGGTTCTGGAAGTGGAAGTAGTTCTGGAAGtggtcagggtcagggaagtaGTTCTGGAAGTGGGAGTAATTATGGAAGTGTGAGCAGTTCTGGAAGTGGTTATGGAACTGGAAGTGGAAGTAGTTCTGGAACTGGTTTTGGAAGTGGAAGTAGTTCAGGAAGTGGTCAGGCTCAGGGAAGTAGTCCTGGAAGTGGTTCAGGAACTGGAAGTGGAAGTAGTTCTGGAAGTGGTTCAGGAACTGGAAGTGGAAGTAGTTCTTCAAGTGGTCAGGCTCAGGGAAGTAGTTCTGGAAGTGTGAGTAGTTATGGAAGTGTGAGTAGTTCTGGAAGTGGTCATGGAACTGGAAGTGCAAGTAGTTCTGGAACAGGTTCTGGAAGTGGAAGTAGTTCTGGAATTGGTCAGGCTCAGGGAAGTAGTTCTGGAAGTGGTTCTGGAACTGGAAGTAGTTCTGGAAGTGGTTCTGGAAGTGGAAGTAGTTCTGGAAGTGGTCAGGCTCAGGGAAGTACTTCTGGAAGTGGGAGTAATTATGGAAGTGTGAGTAGTTCTGGAAGTGGTTATGGAACTGGAAGTGCAAGTAGTTCTGGAACAGGTTCTGGAAGTGGAAGTAGTTCTGGAATTGGTCAGGCTCAGGGAAGTAGTTCTGGAAGTGGTTCTGGAACTGGAAGTAGTTCTGGAAGTGGTCAGGCTCAGGGAAGTAGTTCTGGAAGTGGGAGTAGTTATGGAAGTGTGAGTAGTTCTGGAAGTGGTTATGGAACTGGAAGTGCAAGTAGTTCTGGAACAGGTTCTGGAAGTGGAAGTAGTTCTGGAAGTGGTCAGGCTCAGGGAAGTAGTTCCGGAAGTGGTTATGGAACTGGAAGTAGTTCTGGAAGTGGTCAGGTTCAGGAGAGTAGTTCTGGAAATGGTTCTGGAAGTGTGAGTAGTTCTGGAAGTGGAACTAGTTCCGGAAGTGGTCAGGCTCAAGAACGTAGTTCTGGAAGTAGTTCTGGAACTGGAAATGCAAGTAGTTCTGGAACTGGTTCTGGAAGTGGAACTAGTTATGGAAGTGGCCAGGCTCAGGGAAGTAGTTCTGGAATTGGAAGTGGTTCAGGAAGTGGAAGCAATCAGGTTCAAGGAAGTAGTTCTGGAAGTGGAAGTAGCTATGGAAGTGGCAGCAGTCAGGCTCAGGGAAGTGGTTCTGGAAGTGGAACTAGTCATGGAAGTGGAAGCAGTCAGGCTCAGGGAAGTGGTTCTGGAGGTGGAAGCAGTCAGGCTCAGGGAAGTGGTTCTGGAAGTGGAAGTAGTTATGGAAGTGGCAGCAGTCAAGCT from Carassius gibelio isolate Cgi1373 ecotype wild population from Czech Republic chromosome A22, carGib1.2-hapl.c, whole genome shotgun sequence encodes the following:
- the LOC127943375 gene encoding fibroin heavy chain-like isoform X18; this encodes MTARVYCSLMAVLSCLSGNLIITDATFSFPTMVFGFCPMKLTVAPSRRGCFFDGDCPGGEKCCIFESGSACVPPVSMTFPKIVAGFCPTKLTVVPSRRGCFSDGDCFGGDKCCIFESGPACVPPVSMDRIIQESLMKPGLCPPPTFERRSCTSFCNGDSDCPNNEKCCSNGCGRYCTAPYAVKPGQCPKPKDTPECAESCFHDGQCPDSQKCCPTTCGYACSEANDQESGQGSVHVSVKAGGNGRGYVSIQTSNRGSSSGSSSGFGSGSSSGTGSGSGQAQGSSSGSVSGSGSGQAQGSGSGSVSGSGSGSSSGTGSGSGSSSGTGSGSGSSSGSGQIQGSSSGSSYGTGSAGGSGSGSSSGSGQAQGSSSGSGYGTGSSSGSGQAQGSSSGSGSSFGSVSSSGSGYGAGSASSSGSGSGSGTSSGSGSGTGSASSSGTGSGSGQAQGSSSGSGSSFGSGYVTGIASSSGTGSGSGSSSGSGHGTGTGSSSGSGYGTGSGYGTGSASSSGSGSGSGTSSGSGYGTGSASSSGTGSGSGSSSGSGQAQGSSSGTGSSYGSVSSSGSGSGTGSASSSGSGSSSGSGQAQGSSSGSGSSSGSGYGTGSASSSGTGSGMGSSSGTGSGSGSGSGSGSSSGSGQAQGSSSGSGSSYGSVSSSGSGYGTGSASSSGTGSGMGSSSGTGSGSGSGSGSSSGSGQGQGSSSGSGSNYGSVSSSGSGYGTGSGSSSGTGFGSGSSSGSGQAQGSSPGSGSGTGSGSSSGSGSGTGSGSSSSSGQAQGSSSGSVSSYGSVSSSGSGHGTGSASSSGTGSGSGSSSGIGQAQGSSSGSGSGSGSSSGIGQAQGSSSGSGSGTGSSSGSGQAQGSSSGSGSSYGSVSSSGSGYGTGSASSSGTGSGSGSSSGSGQAQGSSSGSGYGTGSSSGSGQVQESSSGNGSGSVSSSGSGTSSGSGQAQERSSGSSSGTGNASSSGTGSGSGTSYGSGQAQGSSSGIGSGSGSGSNQVQGSSSGSGSSYGSGSSQAQGSGSGSGTSHGSGSSQAQGSGSGGGSSQAQGSGSGSGSSYGSGSSQAQGSSSGSGTSHGSGSSQAQRSGSGSGSSQAQGSGSGHGSEGSQVQGSGSGGGTSYGSSNYGSQAQASGSGSGTSHGSESSQAQGSGSGSGSSQAQGSGSGSVSGQAQGSSSESGYGSRSSHGSEGSQAQGSGSGGRTSYGSGNNYGSSQAQASGSGSGTGYESGRNNGHGSNQVQGSSSESGYGSGISHGSGSSQAQGSGSRGGSGYGSGSSSGTSYGSGSSHGSGSSQAQGTGSGSVSGQAQGSSSESGSGSGNNYGSGSNYGSGQAQASGSGSGTGYESGSNNGHGSSQVQGGSSESGSGSGSNYGSGQAQGSSSETDSGSGTDYESGSNYGSGQAQGSSSETSSGSGTDSGSSQSQGSGSGSGISSGSGQAQGGGSGSGTDYESGSNYESGGGQAQGSGSGSGRNYGSGRGRARGSGYGRGQAQGSNYGSGSGLAQGSGYGRGSSSGSGYRHSSGSDQGSGQAQGSNYGSGSDPGSGYGSESSSGNGYRHSSGSDQGSGQAQGSSYGSGSDQGSSYASGHGSGQYQGSSDESGRRYGSDQGSSYRSGNSYETYGNRHDQGSGHGSSQHQGSSYGSGHGSGQRQGSNKGSGHGSRQAQGSD
- the LOC127943375 gene encoding fibroin heavy chain-like isoform X41, which encodes MTARVYCSLMAVLSCLSGNLIITDATFSFPTMVFGFCPMKLTVAPSRRGCFFDGDCPGGEKCCIFESGSACVPPVSMTFPKIVAGFCPTKLTVVPSRRGCFSDGDCFGGDKCCIFESGPACVPPVSMDRIIQESLMKPGLCPPPTFERRSCTSFCNGDSDCPNNEKCCSNGCGRYCTAPYAVKPGQCPKPKDTPECAESCFHDGQCPDSQKCCPTTCGYACSEANDQESGQGSVHVSVKAGGNGRGYVSIQTSNRGSSSGSSSGFGSGSSSGTGSGSGQAQGSSSGSVSGSGSGQAQGSGSGSVSGSGSGSSSGTGSGSGSSSGTGSGSGSSSGSGQIQGSSSGSSYGTGSAGGSGSGSSSGSGQAQGSSSGSGYGTGSSSGSGQAQGSSSGSGSSFGSVSSSGSGYGAGSASSSGSGSSSGSGQAQGSSSGSGSSSGSGYGTGSASSSGTGSGMGSSSGTGSGSGSGSGSGSSSGSGQAQGSSSGSGSSYGSVSSSGSGYGTGSASSSGTGSGMGSSSGTGSGSGSGSGSSSGSGQGQGSSSGSGSNYGSVSSSGSGYGTGSGSSSGTGFGSGSSSGSGQAQGSSPGSGSGTGSGSSSGSGSGTGSGSSSSSGQAQGSSSGSVSSYGSVSSSGSGHGTGSASSSGTGSGSGSSSGIGQAQGSSSGSGSGSGSSSGIGQAQGSSSGSGSGTGSSSGSGQAQGSSSGSGSSYGSVSSSGSGYGTGSASSSGTGSGSGSSSGSGQAQGSSSGSGYGTGSSSGSGQVQESSSGNGSGSVSSSGSGTSSGSGQAQERSSGSSSGTGNASSSGTGSGSGTSYGSGQAQGSSSGIGSGSGSGSNQVQGSSSGSGSSYGSGSSQAQGSGSGSGTSHGSGSSQAQGSGSGGGSSQAQGSGSGSGSSYGSGSSQAQGSSSGSGTSHGSGSSQAQRSGSGSGSSQAQGSGSGHGSEGSQVQGSGSGGGTSYGSSNYGSQAQASGSGSGTSHGSESSQAQGSGSGSGSSQAQGSGSGSVSGQAQGSSSESGYGSRSSHGSEGSQAQGSGSGGRTSYGSGNNYGSSQAQASGSGSGTGYESGRNNGHGSNQVQGSSSESGYGSGISHGSGSSQAQGSGSRGGSGYGSGSSSGTSYGSGSSHGSGSSQAQGTGSGSVSGQAQGSSSESGSGSGNNYGSGSNYGSGQAQASGSGSGTGYESGSNNGHGSSQVQGGSSESGSGSGSNYGSGQAQGSSSETDSGSGTDYESGSNYGSGQAQGSSSETSSGSGTDSGSSQSQGSGSGSGISSGSGQAQGGGSGSGTDYESGSNYESGGGQAQGSGSGSGRNYGSGRGRARGSGYGRGQAQGSNYGSGSGLAQGSGYGRGSSSGSGYRHSSGSDQGSGQAQGSNYGSGSDPGSGYGSESSSGNGYRHSSGSDQGSGQAQGSSYGSGSDQGSSYASGHGSGQYQGSSDESGRRYGSDQGSSYRSGNSYETYGNRHDQGSGHGSSQHQGSSYGSGHGSGQRQGSNKGSGHGSRQAQGSD
- the LOC127943375 gene encoding fibroin heavy chain-like isoform X6, yielding MTARVYCSLMAVLSCLSGNLIITDATFSFPTMVFGFCPMKLTVAPSRRGCFFDGDCPGGEKCCIFESGSACVPPVSMTFPKIVAGFCPTKLTVVPSRRGCFSDGDCFGGDKCCIFESGPACVPPVSMDRIIQESLMKPGLCPPPTFERRSCTSFCNGDSDCPNNEKCCSNGCGRYCTAPYAVKPGQCPKPKDTPECAESCFHDGQCPDSQKCCPTTCGYACSEANDQESGQGSVHVSVKAGGNGRGYVSIQTSNRGSSSGSSSGFGSGSSSGTGSGSGQAQGSSSGSVSGSGSGQAQGSGSGSVSGSGSGSSSGTGSGSGSSSGTGSGSGSSSGSGQIQGSSSGSSYGTGSAGGSGSGSSSGSGQAQGSSSGSGYGTGSSSGSGQAQGSSSGSGSSFGSVSSSGSGYGAGSASSSGSGSGSGTSSGSGSGTGSASSSGTGSGSGQAQGSSSGSGSSFGSGYVTGIASSSGTGSGSGSSSGSGHGTGTGSSSGSGYGTGSGYGTGSASSSGSGSGSGTSSGSGYGTGSASSSGTGSGSGSSSGSGQAQGSSSGTGSSYGSVSSSGSGSGTGSASSSGSGSGTGSASSSGSGYGSGSASSIGSGSGSGTSSGSGYGTGSGSSSGSGQAQGSSSGSGSSYGSVSSSGSGSGTGSASSSGSGSGTGSASSSGSGYGSGSASSIGSGSGSGTSSGSGSGSGSSSGSGQAQGSSSGSGSSSGSGYGTGSASSSGTGSGMGSSSGTGSGSGSGSGSGSSSGSGQAQGSSSGSGSSYGSVSSSGSGYGTGSASSSGTGSGMGSSSGTGSGSGSGSGSSSGSGQGQGSSSGSGSNYGSVSSSGSGYGTGSGSSSGTGFGSGSSSGSGQAQGSSPGSGSGTGSGSSSGSGSGTGSGSSSSSGQAQGSSSGSVSSYGSVSSSGSGHGTGSASSSGTGSGSGSSSGIGQAQGSSSGSGSGSGSSSGIGQAQGSSSGSGSGTGSSSGSGQAQGSSSGSGSSYGSVSSSGSGYGTGSASSSGTGSGSGSSSGSGQAQGSSSGSGYGTGSSSGSGQVQESSSGNGSGSVSSSGSGTSSGSGQAQERSSGSSSGTGNASSSGTGSGSGTSYGSGQAQGSSSGIGSGSGSGSNQVQGSSSGSGSSYGSGSSQAQGSGSGSGTSHGSGSSQAQGSGSGGGSSQAQGSGSGSGSSYGSGSSQAQGSSSGSGTSHGSGSSQAQRSGSGSGSSQAQGSGSGHGSEGSQVQGSGSGGGTSYGSSNYGSQAQASGSGSGTSHGSESSQAQGSGSGSGSSQAQGSGSGSVSGQAQGSSSESGYGSRSSHGSEGSQAQGSGSGGRTSYGSGNNYGSSQAQASGSGSGTGYESGRNNGHGSNQVQGSSSESGYGSGISHGSGSSQAQGSGSRGGSGYGSGSSSGTSYGSGSSHGSGSSQAQGTGSGSVSGQAQGSSSESGSGSGNNYGSGSNYGSGQAQASGSGSGTGYESGSNNGHGSSQVQGGSSESGSGSGSNYGSGQAQGSSSETDSGSGTDYESGSNYGSGQAQGSSSETSSGSGTDSGSSQSQGSGSGSGISSGSGQAQGGGSGSGTDYESGSNYESGGGQAQGSGSGSGRNYGSGRGRARGSGYGRGQAQGSNYGSGSGLAQGSGYGRGSSSGSGYRHSSGSDQGSGQAQGSNYGSGSDPGSGYGSESSSGNGYRHSSGSDQGSGQAQGSSYGSGSDQGSSYASGHGSGQYQGSSDESGRRYGSDQGSSYRSGNSYETYGNRHDQGSGHGSSQHQGSSYGSGHGSGQRQGSNKGSGHGSRQAQGSD
- the LOC127943375 gene encoding fibroin heavy chain-like isoform X35 — protein: MTARVYCSLMAVLSCLSGNLIITDATFSFPTMVFGFCPMKLTVAPSRRGCFFDGDCPGGEKCCIFESGSACVPPVSMTFPKIVAGFCPTKLTVVPSRRGCFSDGDCFGGDKCCIFESGPACVPPVSMDRIIQESLMKPGLCPPPTFERRSCTSFCNGDSDCPNNEKCCSNGCGRYCTAPYAVKPGQCPKPKDTPECAESCFHDGQCPDSQKCCPTTCGYACSEANDQESGQGSVHVSVKAGGNGRGYVSIQTSNRGSSSGSSSGFGSGSSSGTGSGSGQAQGSSSGSVSGSGSGQAQGSGSGSVSGSGSGSSSGTGSGSGSSSGTGSGSGSSSGSGQIQGSSSGSSYGTGSAGGSGSGSSSGSGQAQGSSSGSGYGTGSSSGSGQAQGSSSGSGSSFGSVSSSGSGYGAGSASSSGSGSGSGTSSGSGSGTGSASSSGTGSGSGQAQGSSSGSGSSFGSGYVTGIASSSGTGSGSGSSSGSGHGTGTGSSSGSGYGTGSGYGTGSASSSGSGSGSGTSSGSGYGTGSASSSGTGSGSGSSSGSGQAQGSSSGTGSSYGSVSSSGSGSGTGSASSSGSGSGTGSASSSGSGYGSGSASSIGSGSGSGTSSGSGYGTGSGSSSGSGQAQGSSSGSGSSYGSGSSSGSGSSYGSVSSSGSGYGTGSASSSGTGSGSGSSSGIGQAQGSSSGSGSGSGSSSGIGQAQGSSSGSGSGTGSSSGSGQAQGSSSGSGSSYGSVSSSGSGYGTGSASSSGTGSGSGSSSGSGQAQGSSSGSGYGTGSSSGSGQVQESSSGNGSGSVSSSGSGTSSGSGQAQERSSGSSSGTGNASSSGTGSGSGTSYGSGQAQGSSSGIGSGSGSGSNQVQGSSSGSGSSYGSGSSQAQGSGSGSGTSHGSGSSQAQGSGSGGGSSQAQGSGSGSGSSYGSGSSQAQGSSSGSGTSHGSGSSQAQRSGSGSGSSQAQGSGSGHGSEGSQVQGSGSGGGTSYGSSNYGSQAQASGSGSGTSHGSESSQAQGSGSGSGSSQAQGSGSGSVSGQAQGSSSESGYGSRSSHGSEGSQAQGSGSGGRTSYGSGNNYGSSQAQASGSGSGTGYESGRNNGHGSNQVQGSSSESGYGSGISHGSGSSQAQGSGSRGGSGYGSGSSSGTSYGSGSSHGSGSSQAQGTGSGSVSGQAQGSSSESGSGSGNNYGSGSNYGSGQAQASGSGSGTGYESGSNNGHGSSQVQGGSSESGSGSGSNYGSGQAQGSSSETDSGSGTDYESGSNYGSGQAQGSSSETSSGSGTDSGSSQSQGSGSGSGISSGSGQAQGGGSGSGTDYESGSNYESGGGQAQGSGSGSGRNYGSGRGRARGSGYGRGQAQGSNYGSGSGLAQGSGYGRGSSSGSGYRHSSGSDQGSGQAQGSNYGSGSDPGSGYGSESSSGNGYRHSSGSDQGSGQAQGSSYGSGSDQGSSYASGHGSGQYQGSSDESGRRYGSDQGSSYRSGNSYETYGNRHDQGSGHGSSQHQGSSYGSGHGSGQRQGSNKGSGHGSRQAQGSD